Proteins encoded in a region of the Zea mays cultivar B73 chromosome 2, Zm-B73-REFERENCE-NAM-5.0, whole genome shotgun sequence genome:
- the LOC103647360 gene encoding trimethyltridecatetraene synthase-like yields MELALATWAALLGIVAALFLLRGRRRGYNPPPGPKPWPIVGNLNLIMGELPHRSMNELSKRYGPLMQLWFGSLPVVVGASAEMAKLFLKTNDAAFADRPRFAVGKYTAYDCSDILWAPLGPYLRQARRICAAELFSAKRLESLEHIRDEEVRVMLQQLRQATGRTVQLGDYLQTMTLGVISRIVLGRKYVVQEEGNSAPPVVTPAEFREMVDEFFVLHGAFNIGDFIPWLDWLDLQGYVARMKRMNARFGRFLEHVLDVHNERRLREGGSFVPKDMVDVLLQLADDTILEVQLSRDNVKAITQDLIIGGTDTTAGTMEWAVSELLKNPKTLAKAMEELNHVIGPDRLVTESDLPRLPYVEALLKETMRLHPPGPMLAPHVAREDTSVDGYDVLAGTVVFINVWGIGRDPALWDAPEEFRPERFLESKIDLRGQDFQLLPFGSGRRMCPGLNTTVNGETSDGQNRRTLELNRRK; encoded by the exons ATGGAACTAGCATTAGCAACATGGGCCGCGTTACTCGGCATTGTCGCAGCGCTCTTCCTTTTGCGCGGCCGGCGCCGGGGCTACAACCCCCCGCCGGGCCCCAAGCCATGGCCGATCGTCGGCAACCTTAACCTCATCATGGGCGAGCTGCCCCACCGCTCCATGAACGAACTCTCCAAACGGTACGGTCCGCTCATGCAGCTCTGGTTCGGGTCGCTGCCTGTTGTCGTCGGCGCGTCCGCTGAGATGGCAAAGCTCTTCCTCAAGACCAACGACGCGGCGTTCGCCGACCGGCCGAGGTTCGCAGTCGGCAAGTACACCGCGTACGACTGCTCCGACATCCTATGGGCTCCCTTGGGGCCGTACCTGCGCCAGGCACGCAGGATCTGCGCCGCCGAGCTGTTCAGCGCCAAGCGGCTCGAGTCCTTGGAGCACATCCGCGACGAGGAGGTGCGCGTGATGCTGCAGCAGCTGCGCCAAGCGACTGGGCGCACCGTGCAGCTTGGGGACTACCTGCAAACGATGACGCTGGGAGTGATCTCGCGCATAGTTCTGGGAAGGAAGTACGTCGTCCAGGAGGAGGGGAACTCAGCGCCGCCGGTGGTAACGCCTGCCGAGTTCAGGGAGATGGTGGACGAGTTCTTCGTGCTTCACGGCGCGTTTAACATTGGTGACTTCATCCCGTGGCTAGATTGGCTGGACCTGCAGGGCTACGTTGCAAGGATGAAGAGGATGAACGCGAGGTTTGGTCGATTCCTGGAACATGTCCTGGACGTACACAACGAGCGGCGGCTACGCGAGGGAGGGAGCTTCGTGCCAAAGGACATGGTGGACGTGCTGCTGCAGCTGGCCGATGACACTATTCTTGAGGTGCAGCTCAGCAGGGACAATGTTAAGGCTATCACACAG GACCTCATCATCGGAGGCACGGATACTACTGCAGGCACCATGGAGTGGGCTGTCTCGGAGCTCCTCAAGAACCCCAAGACCTTAGCCAAGGCCATGGAGGAGCTGAACCACGTCATAGGGCCGGACCGACTGGTGACGGAAAGCGACCTCCCTCGCCTCCCCTACGTTGAGGCGCTCCTCAAGGAGACCATGCGCCTGCACCCTCCGGGGCCGATGCTGGCGCCCCACGTGGCCCGCGAGGACACATCCGTGGACGGCTACGACGTGCTCGCCGGCACGGTCGTGTTCATCAACGTCTGGGGAATCGGCCGCGACCCTGCACTGTGGGACGCGCCGGAGGAGTTCCGGCCGGAGCGGTTCCTCGAGAGCAAGATCGACCTGAGGGGTCAGGACTTCCAGTTGCTGCCGTTCGGCTCTGGCCGGCGAATGTGCCCCGGGCTCAACACTACAGTAAACGGAGAAACGTCCGACGGCCAAAACCGTCGGACATTAGAATTAAACCGTCGGAAatag